In one window of Leptidea sinapis chromosome 31, ilLepSina1.1, whole genome shotgun sequence DNA:
- the LOC126974078 gene encoding uncharacterized protein LOC126974078, whose product MITKFLMCLIFYTVSAQISGEFWWLNEKVTKLLNIEPVQPAFDDVSEFDTDESAKVIFQENYLDNSKSESRDVNGADQLKIENMPTAIFFKDDRVLTRPVNENLAFEELANTEINSNDKMSITQSEKTANNEDILDFVFPDEKEIITKHIRNGTNSIDSLIINKKVISTTNRPPAIILKNTNKLYESESICTFVSKFRCFERRGVPYIFPGRSSEANQAICCILPIKSNKASRFLFPDAIEQHKRFKRSGNESENLSPAVKQRNALLRRKYEPNNSYIKMSTTTPRTILAQKVVTSEDDLDPYWNVKNSKFRNPSSFAQSSASQDDYNYKDYIDYADEIPKPGGLVGLYSDHDNRGWSFVKPNKGFTYNDPVDADDEEEDENISFGYSTIDPRFGNKAGSISLRRKPSHLIDSSPEEIRTSESHAISFRSKPDFEVLRGFKLLNLNGGKNRFVRKTTTGSENNDSGQRLIRPYKGTVYNADYEDFLDLDQQVFRECGKNEGFDKDLNDNELTRGAAPWIVLIVLTRSRQSILCYATLIHPRAAATAADCVHGTSVGEISIIAGKFDLSEENDRSQHRLTTVTVHPRYKAGQLSDNLAVLHWKRPLKLGRMVQPACMSDPHVGDDCFFVGWGGYDEAIHHRPSWQRASILTPKTCNEKLTKLDVDMPTEAFCASVDSHNTVTGVGGPLVCAGRERQSLVGVAVWRDDVILTLPVLEWVARVVYDIIDQ is encoded by the exons atgattacaaaattccTTATGTGTTTGATCTTTTATACAGTATCCGCACAAATCAGTGGTGAATTTTGGTGGTTAAATGAAAAagttacaaaattacttaatatcGAACCTGTGCAACCTGCTTTTGACGATGTTAGTGAGTTTGATACAGACGAAAGTGCTAAAGTGATTTTCCAAGAAAATTATCTGGATAATAGTAAGTCGGAGAGTCGCGATGTTAATGGTGCAGatcaattaaaaattgaaaatatgccTACTGCAATATTTTTCAAAGATGACAGAGTTTTAACAAGACCAGTCAACGAAAATCTAGCTTTTGAAGAACTTGCGAATacagaaattaattcaaatgatAAAATGTCAATTACTCAATCTGAAAAGACGGCAAATAATGAGGATATCTTAGATTTTGTATTTCCTGatgaaaaagaaataataacaaaacacaTTAGAAATGGAACAAATTCCATCGATtctctaataataaataaaaaagtaataagtaCAACCAATAGACCACCAgctataatattgaaaaatacaaacaaattgTATGAAAGTGAAAGTATATGTacatttgtttcaaaatttagaTGTTTTGAAAGACGTGGGGTTCCGTATATATTTCCAGGAAG atcATCAGAAGCAAACCAAGCTATTTGTTGCATATTGCCAATAAAATCAAACAAGGCGTCACGGTTTCTTTTTCCAGACGCCATTGaacaacacaaacgttttaagCGTTCTGGTAATGAAAGTGAAAACTTAAGTCCTGCAGTCAAACAAAGAAATGCATTACTGAGACGAAAGTATGAACCAAAcaattcttatataaaaatgtcTACAACTACCCCTCGTACAATATTAGCCCAAAAAGTGGTAACTTCTGAAGACGACTTGGATCCATATTGGAACGTGAAAAATTCCAAGTTTAGAAATCCATCTAGTTTTGCACAATCTAGTGCATCTCAAGACGATTATAACTATAAAGATTACATTGATTATGCAGATGAAATACCAAAACCAGGTGGTCTTGTAGGATTATATTCAGATCATGATAATAGAGGTTGGTCTTTCGTAAAACCTAATAAAGGCTTTACTTACAACGATCCTGTTGATGCAGACGATGAAGAAGAAGATGAAAACATTTCGTTTGGATACTCTACGATCGATCCCAGATTCG GAAATAAAGCTGGAAGTATTTCGTTAAGACGAAAGCCCTCACACCTAATTGATAGCTCACCAGAAGAGATACGTACGTCTGAGAGTCACGCCATTAGCTTCCGATCTAAGCCTGATTTTGAAGTCTTGCGAGGATTTAAGTTACTTAATTTAAATGGTGGTAAAAATAGATTTGTTAGGAAAACGACCACCGGAAGTGAGAATAATGATAGCGGACAAAGATTGATTCGGCCCTACAAAGGCACAGTCTACAATGCAGATTATGAGGATTTTCTAGATTTGGATCAACAAGTGTTTAGAGAGTGTGGTAAAAATGAAGGCTTCGATAAAG ATTTAAATGATAACGAACTGACCAGGGGCGCAGCGCCTTGGATAGTTCTGATCGTGCTAACACGCAGTCGACAGAGCATACTATGTTACGCAACGTTAATACATCCTCGGGCCGCAGCTACTGCTGCAGACTGTGTTCATGG AACATCGGTGGGAGAAATAAGCATTATAGCGGGAAAATTTGACTTGTCAGAAGAGAATGACCGTTCACAGCACAGATTGACAACTGTGACAGTTCATCCTCGTTACAAAGCCGGGCAGCTCTCCGATAACCTTGCTGTTTTA CATTGGAAGCGGCCTCTCAAGTTAGGCAGAATGGTACAGCCAGCGTGCATGTCGGACCCTCACGTGGGAGACGACTGCTTCTTTGTTGGATGGGGTGGCTACGACGAAG CAATACATCACCGACCAAGCTGGCAACGGGCGTCCATACTGACACCGAAAACTTGCAATGAAAAACTTACGAAGTTAGACGTGGACATGCCAACGGAAGCATTCTGCGCTTCGGTTGACTCGCACAATACTGTG ACGGGGGTGGGAGGTCCTCTCGTATGCGCGGGAAGAGAACGACAGTCGCTTGTCGGTGTTGCTGTGTGGCGGGATGACGTCATACTTACATTGCCAGTGTTGGAGTGGGTTGCCAGGGTCGTTTATGATATTATAGATCAATGA